The Myxococcales bacterium nucleotide sequence TCCTCGGCGCCGCCTACGACCGCGTCGTCCACGGCCGCGCCCGCCCCCGGGTCGGCCTCTTGGCCAACGGCACCGAGCCCGGCAAGGGCACCGAGCTGACCCGGGCGGCGGCGCCGCTGCTGGCGGCCGCGGCGGCCCGCGGCGACTTCCAGTTCGTCGGCTACGTCGAGGGCTCGGGCCTGTGGGACGGCGCGGTCGACGTGGTCGCCACCGACGGCTTCACCGGCAACGTCGTGCTCAAGGCCTGCGAGGGCGTCGCGACCGCGCTGTTCGGCCTGGTCCGCCAGCGGCTCACCGAGACCCCGCGCGCCAAGCTGGGTGGGGCCCTGGTGGCGCCGGCGCTGCGCGATCTCGGCCGCCGCATCGACTTCGCCGAGACCGGCGGCGCGCTCCTGGCCGGGGTCGACGGCGTGGTCGTGATCGCCCACGGCCGCAGCGACACCACCGCGATGAAGAACGCCGTGCTGATGGCGGCGCGGTTCGCGCGGGCCGATCTCTCGACGCGGATCGCGGCGGTGGTCGAGCACACCGTCGAGCCCCGCGACCTCGCGTGATCGCGCGCGACGCGGGCGCCATGGCGCACAGCGTCAGTGTTGGCGCGTAGATCCGGTGGCACCGCGCGGCGCTTTTCGCGGGCTCGGTGGCTTTCTTCGGGGCCGGGCGTGTGCAAGAAAGCCCGCCATGAAGACCGCCCTCCTGTTCCCGGGCCAAGGCTCGCAGCGGGTCGGGATGGGCCGCGATCTGGCCCATCGCTTCGACCTGGCGCGCCGCACCT carries:
- the plsX gene encoding phosphate acyltransferase PlsX; this encodes MTGPVVIAIDAMGSDRAPGPDVAGAVAAVREAPVEVELYGDRPRLEAELARIGASGERAVRVIHAPEVVGGDEHAAAAFRSKRASSLRLAIDRVHRGGAAALVSAGNSGAVLAHALFVLGRSRGVERPALVTVFPTTAGPLTLCDVGANVEPRPSMLAQFGVLGAAYDRVVHGRARPRVGLLANGTEPGKGTELTRAAAPLLAAAAARGDFQFVGYVEGSGLWDGAVDVVATDGFTGNVVLKACEGVATALFGLVRQRLTETPRAKLGGALVAPALRDLGRRIDFAETGGALLAGVDGVVVIAHGRSDTTAMKNAVLMAARFARADLSTRIAAVVEHTVEPRDLA